A segment of the Oncorhynchus nerka isolate Pitt River linkage group LG19, Oner_Uvic_2.0, whole genome shotgun sequence genome:
tgatcctttgtaatggttatgcctaaatatgtaagttcttcttttactggaataccataatatgaaggtgtcacacaatctttgacagctaTGAGTTCACATGtattaatgttaagatatagaccagacgctttggaaaaggattgtatcacattgatcgatatgggaatttggttagcgtctttcagaaaaagtgtattatcatcagccagctggcttataataatttctttaccaCCTAAggaaataccttgtacaggactattatttaaagaatgtgcaagaagttgggtgattaataaaaacaggtacggggagataggacaaccttgcctaattcctctctttaactcaaatctaggtgaggtgccatatatcaatttgatagagctgttaccatttgcatagagagtcttaatagccttacagaaaaaatccccaaagccaagtctctcaagggagtggaagagaaactgatgctctactgtgtcaaatgctttataaaaatctaaaaataatatgaagctatcctcagttattaggtctgagcagtcaagtatgtctaatactagtctgacatTGATTAGAAATATGTCTGCTCCTCATgaagccagactgtgtttcatcaatgattgcatccagGACTTCTTTAACTCTTTTTGCAAGTAGCAAGGCTAATATCGtatagtcattattaagaagacaaattggacACCAGTTATCGATGAGCAGCACTTATTTTTTAGGCTTAtaggtaggtatcagtgttattaacccctgactcattGTAGGAGGCAGAACAAtgtttttaatactctctaaaaagacttcaaataggaagggagctacttgttcagaaaataatttgtaaaattctgacttaaattccatcaacacctggtgatttattgttctttagatgtttgatagactatataatctcttcaactttgatgggttcatcacactgtttagattctatatcactgatagagtgaacattattcagtgaATTAAAAAACATCTGTGGATTCCTGACAGTACGTAGAGCTATACAATTTTGTGTAAAAATTGCTACAGTATTTAGCGATTGATTTTTGGTCATCAGTAATAACAATGTTTAATTTATGGATAGTGTTATTTTTAGAGTGAAATTTCTCAAGTCTAAAGAAATAGGATgaattctgttctccctcctcaatcCATTTTTCCTAGATCTAATAAAGGCTCCTTCTGATTTTAATCTATAAatattatccagtttattttgtaactcaattagttccatcttctcctcggctggggacctctgagaaagggaagttatcttaatgatcaccttttcctcctcagctcttctggtcttagcaagattactaccatattttctaaggtatttggacacctcaaatttaaagatctcccagttcttgcaataagatttttcttcacaagccctttcccaaaagtGTGAAAGCAGATCTTTAATCTCAAATTCAACTATATCATTATTTAATAATGAGCTATTTAGCTTCCAGTAAGATGCTCTGCCAAGGTTAGTATCAGGGGTAAATATTTTGATATCAATGTAAATGGCCCTATGGTCTgtggtacagtggtacagacaagCATCTCTGAACCCTGCCCATCACACATTTTTTAGGCACAGGTGACCGGAAGTATCATCAAATGTTGATGGCGGCGGGATGAGAGGATCAAAGACGTGCAACAACATCGGCTCCATTATTTTACCTGTCGAAATTTAAGATCTGTAAGTAATTTGAGCAAGTCATGTGAGGATCGCTTCTTCTGAGAAATGCTAGCATAGTCACTGTTAAAGCTTCTCACAGGCCAATTCATAtaatcagcaatccagggtttatatacatcattgagGGAGTTATATTAACCTGAGTCACGGTGCACCGTATATGGCCCGTGACCTGACGGGCAAAAACGGTGAGGGAGGAGCGACCTCAAATTGAACAGTAATATCGGTGCCGCTTTAtcatgttgtcaacaaggcagcatgaTGCACCGTTCAGaataataaaacatatattttccATCAAGGTGCTTAATCTAGCCTAGGCTACATGTCTTTTGTGTTGAGCAGGTgatccattatattgaccagtAAATAACAATTAAAATAAAAGTTTTAGGCAGTCGGAGGAGCAAGaccaggtgggaccattctaatCTAGCCAATGAGAGGCAGATAAACCTGACAACAACAGGAACAACTccgatataaagtgttttttttctcaaaattgctgggatgtcacgtgtcctactATATCAGTACACTCATAGCAACATGAGCATTTCGAAACTTCTAATCGATCAAATAAACCACACGTAGCAAAtaaactatttaaaaaaaaatgtttaccaaATTCgacattgacctccatacaaaaacacGCCACCTGCTGAAGACAGATTTTGGGCAGTTATCCCTCTTGCTTCGCCTCTTCTCTGTTTGAGCCGATTTCACCGTGGGCTTTGAACGCGGTACTTGGCTCACACCCGGTAGGCAGTCCCGtaacaaaacaaatatttttttttacccggTGTAAACTCCTTTCACCGGTGTAACCCGGGCCAGATAATCGAATTCCCCCAGTGGCGGTAGGATGAGAGGATCAAAGAAGTGCAACATCGGCTACATAATTTTTCCACGTAGCTGTCCACATTTAAGTTTTGTAAGTGATTTGAGCAAAGTCAATAGATTTGAGGTCCATTGTAGTTACTTACAAATTGTTTCTAAAGCTTGTCCCAGCCTCAGTTTTGTATAGTGATGTCGTTTTCAAAGGCCACTACTTTAaactgttttaattttttttttacacagccGAACTGGATCTACCAATGCCGAACCCCATGGACGACCGTCTGCGCGTGGTGGCCGTGATACATGCTTTGAAAGCATCTGGAGTTCGCGTGAAAAATTGGAAGAACTTCTTCAATGGGCCATACACGAGTGGCCCTGTCAGACCGGTAACAAACATGAACATAATGTTCCCTGAACGGTTAACCTCAATGCTTCAATAAAGTTCGTTGTCTACACAGACAATATGCTACACCTTAAGACATGTTGATTACTTGTTGAGTGATGATTACTCCCAAGGTCACATTTCTTGAATATTCAAATCTATTAATCATAAGTTGCACACTACCAATGTTGTGTGATTGTTGTAGAAAGCATTTATAGTACCTCTATGATCTGTAGATGGATGTCTTTCAGGAGAACCAATCTCAATTTGCCTTTGGTCGGGACCTGATCTTGCTGCCCCAGTGCTATTTAACTGATATGAGTGGGACAGTGCCAAAGTATGTAAACTTGAGTTGTATTTTAGCTTTAAATACAATCAGAACTAGGAGATGTGATTGTATCCAGAATATATTTTAAACAATGAACAACTGGTCATGGCAAACGTACAATTGAGTGATCTAACTATTCCAATTTAGGTTCTTGGTGGATGCCTGTGAATTTTTATCCCAGCATCTTCATACTGAAGGGCTGTTTCGAAAGACGGGGTCATTGAGTCGGATCCGTGCTTTGAAGGTAAGATTGCACAGGAGAGATGTGCAGGAAAATCCACATTCTTACCCCAATGAGTATCTTTTCTATGTTGACCATCTACCACCTCATAACAGGCTGACCTGGAGCAGGGGGAGCCAGTCTTTTCTCTGTTGACCATCTACCACCTCATAACAGGCTGACCTGGAGCAGGGGGAGCCAGTCTTTTCTATGGGAACAGGCTGACCTGGAGCAGGGGGGAGCCAGTCTTTTCTCTGTTGACCATCTACCACCTCAGGCTGAACAGGCTGACCTGGACCTGGCAGGGGAGCCAGTCTTTTCTCTGTTGACCATCTACCACCTCATAACAGGCTGACCTGGAGCAGGGGGAGCCAGTCTTTTCTCTGTTGACCATCTACCACCTCATAACAGGCTGACCTGGAGCAGGGGGAGCCAGTCTTTTCTCTGTTGACCATCTACCACCTCATAACAGGCTGACCTGGAGCAGGGGGAGCCAGTCTTTTCTCTGTTGACCATCTACCACCTCATAACAGGCTGACCTGGAGCAGGGGGAGCCAGTCTTTTCTCTGTTGACCATCTACCACCTCATAACAGGCTGACCTGGAGCAGGGGGAGCCAGTCTTTTCTCTGTTGACCATCTACCACCTCATAACAGGCTGACCTGGAGCAGGGGGAGCCAGTCTTTTCTCTGCCACATTCAGCCACTCTGCAGTCCTGTGATGTGGCGTCTCTTGTGAAGCAGTTCTTACGGGAGTtgccctctcccctcatccctatGGATCTACAGGTGCCACTGTGCTGTGCACAGGgcttagaggaggaggggggccaGGAGCAGGGTAAAGATGGAGTCACTCTTCTTCTTACAGCCCTGTTCCCTCTTTCTCATTCACGGGCCCTCCGATACTTCTGCACTTTCCTGAGACAGACGGCTCAAAGGTTTGTCTCCAGAATGTCATGATTACTTTTCCTTTCATCTGCGTTGTTCCTCCATTCTCCATCAAGTTTCTCAATCTCCGATCCGTCCTTTTCACTAGATGTGAAGAGAATCGTATGGAAGTGGGCAATCTGGCCCTTGTGATTGCACCTAATTTGCTACATTGTCCAGCTGGGGGCGCTAAACTGACCGCAGGCACAGAGAGACAACTGGATAGACAAGCAGCAGTGATCAAGACACTCATCATACATGCAGATCGTATCGGTATGTTCTGATAACTATACATTTGTTTAGTAGCTGATGACGGGTGTTTGATTTAATGTTGACACCGATTTCAATCCTCTGTACGTCCACAAGGTGTCGTTCCCCCTTCTATTATGGACATGGCAACTGTAGCAGAGTTGGGTGAATCCACTACACCCCCAGTTGACGGAGGGAGATTTCAGGAGAGGGCAGGACTTGGTGTGTATAGAAGTTTAAGACGTCAAAGGAGGCGCAGTGTTGGAGGTGAGAGTTTAGGCAATGACGAGGTCTTGAGGTTCATACTGTGACAGTCATTTAAGAATACACTGCTGTCAATTCATGAATTCAGTTCagaattcttcttcttcttcttttttgcttgatctctccagagatatttgtGGATGCTCTCAGTAAATTCAAGACAGGCCGCACACACACTGGCCCTTCACACCCCACAGACGGTACGTGCATAATGTTGTGGTAAAGACATGCTTTTTGCTGCTTAGTAACTGGTTGCTTAGTTCTGATGCTTTGAAAAAGTTGTGTCGAAATGATCTAGTCGTTAGTAATAGCCAATAGGTGTGTTGCCCCTGACTTTATAACCTTGACCCCACAGGCCGGCAAAATACAAagacatctcaccacaccacacctcaatCACCAGTCACATCCAAACGAAAATCGAGCGAAGATACTGTCCCTGATGTAGAGGGCTCTGCTAAAAAaaggtacatatatatatatttttttatatagatGAACCACTTCAGATTCTGTTTTAAATGCTTTACATGGAGCTAATACCATCCTTCTCTATATACAGACGCTCTATCCATGACCTAAGAAAAGACAACCAATCCATCAGCAAACTACATTCAAATGGTGATGTATTTGTAGCCTGTACTGCAATATAGCTTTTAGTCAGTCGAATAAGGTACGGTATGACAAGTTCTATGTTTTTGTCCGAGTAGACTCTGAGTCGGCAGTCGGCCAAAGCCTTTCCAGTACACTCACCTCTGTCCTGAGTGTAGGGGAGGGCAGTAAGGAGCAGGAGCTGTCTGTCACTCTCAGTGCCTCAGAGAAGAGGAGGAATCACAAAAAATATCATAAAACGTCAAACAAGTAAATCTTAAACAGCTTATATTTAACCCTTGTTTGTCTATTGCCTTGTTTTCGTGGCCGACGAGGTGACCGACTGTGTGTATATTTCCTGAAGGCATCCGGTGCAAGATGACAAGGCTCATCGAAGGAGATCGCTCAGATTCTTCAACATGCCAAGCTGGAGCAGCCCTGTAATTCTGGCGctcttccctctcctgttctAACACACTTCACATTGTTCCCGTTATGTCTTTTGACACCCCACTCTATTGTTTGACTTCCCTGTGACTTAATTCACAGAACCCTTCCCCCACACCCATTGAGAAGGACACTGAGAATTGGATCATGGGCAGTAGGACGGTATCTGATGGTATGACTGAAGCATCCAGCTCTGAGGCTGAACGGTACAGGATTCCTGTCAAAATGATTGATGGCCCTGGACGAGGTTTGGATTGTTTCTTTAAAATGTCCGTTACATTGAGATTTTagacatttagcagatgctcttatccagagtgactcaaAGTCATAActtctttattgaggaaaaacGTACTTATCAGCTAAATCAGTGCTAGTAGGAAAATACCATGTATCCACATGTTACTCACTTAAATACTCAATGTGACATTTTATCTGTATTCAGTTCTAGTGGGGAATGAGATGGAGGCTAAACCTGATCTGCTGAACTACAGCTTCGCTGAAAATCTTGATGACTTCCTGGATCTCGTGACATTGGACTCGCCTACTGGGACAGAAGATGGGGAATCACGTGCATGCTCTGTGCTCAAGTTGGAAAATGAGACAATAGAGGAAACAGTTTCATACTGTCTGACTAACAGTGTATTTAGGGGTCGTGAGCAGGTTGGGATAAAAGAAGAGATGGGTCTAAGTAAGAAGCTGTCAACAGTGGATATGTCTGACAGGGTTGGTCAGAAGCCCCGTCGCCCTCGTCGCTCCATCAGTATGCCAGAGGGGACATTGGGCCAACTGAGGATTCAAGATGAAATAGACAAggaggagaaaacagagaaaaAAGATGGAGTCTTTGAGGACACCTGGGTTATGGTGGAGGAACCCCAACAAGCCAGAACCAGAACCGTGGTGGATGAAGGGCTGGGTAAAGGAATGGATGAAGCAGAAGAGTTGGAGGAAAAACCATTGGTGAAGAAAGAGAAGATGACAGAGTCAGGACTCCGGTTTAAGAGGACACATCAGCTCATGTCTTTAGCAGAGCAGCTCAGGCATTTCAACGCTCTGGCAACACTGCTCCGTAGCCCCAGGGTTTCTCCCCCACCCCCTGAACCCCAGCTTAACGATGTCCTGCATGAGCGTCAGCGGGAAGGGGGTCAGGGGAGTGTTGTCCATCTGCGTCGGCAGGGAGAAAGGCGGTTTGGACGCTCCATCAGTCACGATGGTGTTCCCGGATCTTTTCCAGGACAAGCTCCTAAAAATCAGCAGGATGAGCCAGGGGTTTTTCAAAGCCCCAGTGAGACAGTTCTCTGTTCACCACCAAAGCCAACTCTAAGTCTTTATCAATTTGCCCAAGAGGGGCAGAATGAAATCCAACATACTCCagatcctcaactacaacaggatAACCCCTTGCAAACCCTCCAGTATTTGTGTACTCCTCCATCACTAAATCCAAAGCCGAACCAGGGATCTCGCCAGGGGCAATTTAACAAATCACAACTGCATCTCAGGGAAAGCCAACTGAAACTGTTGGAGGAACAATACACAGAGTCAGGTCTGCATGACCTGCTGGAGATGCACTTGAATATATGTGATCCAAAGGAGGAGCAAGGGCAATACCTTACAGTTCCAATGCAGTTTGATAGACCGTCTCAGACAGACACTATCTTAGATGTTCTACCTCAGACCATGGTCCCCCTACAGCAGAAGCCCCAAACTACTGAAGTCAAACTTCCTATCCcttctcctctaacccctcctctctctcaaacAGAAACATGCTCTCCCAGTCCCAGTATACCCTCTGCCACAACGATAGACAGAACATCATCAACTGAACTCTACACTGATCCGTTAGTGGCTAACTGCTCCCTTACCTCTGTCACGGCTTTTGACTTTATAGAAGTCGACAGAGGGGTCAGTGAGAGTGATGGGTCTTCTCTTCCTGTGGAATTATCTCCACCCCCATTCTTGCAGTTCAGTCACCTGGCCACCAGGAGAGGCTACAGAGATTCGCCTCGCTGGCCTATCCATGATATTAGCATTGCCACAGGGGACCCCGTTCATATATACCTTGGTGCAGGGGACCCTCTACAGATATGACATGTACAGGATATACAAAGTGGTTCTTTGTTTGTAGTGCGTTGGTTTTGAGTATTAGGGTTTTAAAATGGGTAAATAAAACCACACAAAGAATGGCATCTGTTACTTGATGTAATTGTGCCAAGTTATATcctcacatttttattttatgtttTCATGAGGTTGTTTTTATTAGTTTCTGTTATGTTTTGTTATTATTGTGTCCGAAGTTGCATTTGACATATCTCAGACAATATTTAATTTGCTTATTCTTTATCTATTCagttttaataaaaaaaatatttttaaaatcctTTTTGGATTTATTCATTCATATCAGATTTAGTATATCCCTCTTAGAGGCATTTTCCTGATTGTTTAGAGGTTGACATCATTTTCCTGACTTAGTAAGTACAAAGGTTTTAAAATGCGTCTGTATTCATAAACCTTTTTTTGCAGACCTACATTAAGGGGGATCCCTTTGGGACTGATGCAACAACACTGCCATCGTTAGTATGCATGTGCTTTACACGTATTGTAGCTATGTTAAATCACATTCAGACACATCAAATGTTTACTGGTGTATTTGGCAATACTGTACAACAATCCTATAGGACTTCTAGCTAAACTGTCCAGTTAAAgcatctctgtgttgtagtcacagATCCATCCCCTTTTATGTTGCACTGAGCAGGAGTTAACTGTCACTGTCTCATAACGTAGCCAGAGACACCAGACCCACATTCTCCTTTAGTAAGCCACCACACACAGGCAGTAGTTTGGAGTGAGAGcagagaggcgggagagagacagcaaggcTGGCCGAGGAGCAACCAGGGAGAAAAGAGAGTCATTTACACATCTCTCTCAAGGAGTGATCAGTAATACTTTGAGAGGATGGCAgacgggggagatggagaggaggagattcAGTTCTTGCGTACGGTTAGTGATGCTGTATTCCTTCTGTTCCATTATTTAGTTTAGAGTGTAGCTGATAGAGGCTTTGAGAGAAACCATGCTGCAGTGTATCTATAATCAGGTACCTTATCCTGCTGTAATCTGTCACTTCTGTGTAACTCCTAGTCCAATGTATCAACTTTCAAACGTTTTTGTTAATGGCTTCCCTTTGACTTTGGAAAGACCAAATTGACATGGACAGTTTCTGGGTTTGTCAGTATTGTTATCTATCTATACACCAGAGGAACTTGATATGTTATTGTTTGGGAGTTGGGCAGCTTGCTTGGTGCCAAGTAAAGTAGAAACACATGAAAACTAGGGTAgtaattaattttaaaaaacactAAGACTGGTCAACAAAAGATGCATACAAATGTAATTCTATTTGATTAATTAAATGGAATGAGAAATCAGATTTTGAAGAGTGCATAGCTTTTAGTGTTTTTTACTTTTTGTTGCAGTAATATGGTTACAGATGAGGTAATGAGAGTAGAGCATGATGGAAAGGGGTTACAGGTTACATTGCATCAGAGTGGTTGTCCCAGTCAAGACGAGGCCATTCTTCACAGCAATTTATTGACTACAGCACATTTTTACACCATTGAGACCAGCATGATAAAGATGCTGATTTCCACACTATTCAGCTACTGAATGAGGGAGAGGAATTGTGTGTGACACGTTTTCCTACTGGTGTTTTACGAGCTGTTCTTAGACTGATTGAATACTAATCTTCAGCAGTACAGTAACCAGAGACTGGTCTGCTTGTAGAGAGTTCGACCATTCATACCACTGTCCCAGTGTCGTGCAGAGTgaccctctcactgtctctcaccaTGTCTCACTGGAGACCTAGTGGAGCAGAGACGAGGATACGGGTCTCACAGGCATCACAAGAGTTTGGTGTTTCATATCTGTTATATTAATATACACTAACAACTAGTTGGAGGGGAAAAGTACAACACCAGTCAAACAAAATGCACCATCTCTAAGCACTGATGTTTGTCATTCACACTGTTCTGAACTAGATACAGTACACTGCCTTATTTTCTAAGTGAACATATCTTTCTCAAAGAATACCAGTGAGCTACATTGAATATACAATCACAGCAAGACATTGAAAAGGAGCATGGCATACAACATGCCTTTCTGAAACAAGCTCTCTGTTTTGGTTTAGTTTTAGGCACAGATATTTTCCTTCGTAGGGACTCGGACTGACGAGAACACCAAATTACATTTCACAGGCAAGGCTTTTATATGATGTGTCAAACCTGACTGAATCCAGGCAGAGATGGGCTGTTAAATATACCTGACATTTATCTGTGTGTATAGGTATCATTCACCACAGAGCACTAGCACTTTCTATATATACTGCTGTGTTAGTGGGCATGGCCAAAAATGTTTGAGGTCCTTCTCTTGGCCACAgtcaaaatgtatatattttaaaGCTAattattgtatttaaaaaaatatatatgttttgcaTTATGGTACAGATACTTCAGTGTGAAAGTCTTGGAAGATGCGGAGAGTCAAAGCACAGTGGGCTGAATTCAAGGCCAAACCCTCTTTATATCTGTGCtgagttttaaagcaaattttctgcaattatacacatttttcCATAGCATAAGAAGAAGGCATAAACCATCGAAGTCACTCAAACATTAACTAAATCAGTGGGGGCCCCATGCCATAACATTTATTTTAGAATCTTTTGATTCTCCCTGACTGTAGTTTTTATTTTGTTGGTTGTTTGTTCTCAAATATAATCTTATTTTAAAACACATGgaccaaaaatataaacccaacatgtaaagtgttggtcccatgtttcatgagctgaaataaaatatcccagatatgttacatatgcacaaaaagctgatTTCTCAATTGTGTGCATATATTTGTTTGCATCCCTGTTAttaagcatttctcatttgccaagataatccatctacctgactggtctggcatatcaaaaagcttattaaacagaatgatcattacacaggtgcaccttgtgctgaggaaaataaaaggccactctaaaatgtgcagttttgtcacacaacacaatgccacagatgtctcaagttttgagggagcgtgcaattggcatgctggcaGCAGGAATGTCCAAACAGTGCtcgctgttgccagagaatttaatgttaatttctctaccataaaccacctctaacataattttagagaaattggcagtatgtccaaccagcctcacaaccgtgGATCCCGTGTATGGTGtcgtgggcgagcggtttgctgacgttgtgaatagagtgccccattgtggtgggattatggtatgggtaggcataaactacggacaacgaacacaattgcattttatcgatggtaaTTTGAATTCCACAATTGTGAGGCCCATTTATTTTAAGGTATCTGCGACcaagcatatctgtattcccagtcatgtgaaatccatagattagggcctaatgaatcaatttcaattgactgattctcatatgaactgtaactcagtattgttgcattttgcgtttatatttttgttcagtgtacatacaggtccattatcttttctacatactttatacCTGGTTTTAGTGGTTAAAGTTCACACTGAAAATGTTTACCATCCcgattttaaaaaacaacatatatagagttgaagtcggaagtttacatacaccttagccaaatcatttaaactctgtttttcacaattcctgacatttaatcctagtaaaaaattccctgttttaggtcagttaggatcaccactttattttaagaatgtgaaatgtcagaataatagtagagagaatgatttatttcagcttttatttctttcatcacattcccagtgggtcagaagtgtacatacactcaattagtatttagtagcattgcctttaaattgtttaccttgggtcaaatgtttctggtagccttccacaagcttcccacaataaattgggtgaattttggcccattcctcctgacagagctggtgtaactgaaagcaggtttgtaggcctccttgctcacacacactttttcagttctgcccacaaattttctataggattgaggtcagggctttgtgatggccactccaataccttgactttgttgtccttaagccattttgccacaaatttggaagtatgcttggggtcattgtccattt
Coding sequences within it:
- the LOC115101390 gene encoding uncharacterized protein LOC115101390 — protein: MPNPMDDRLRVVAVIHALKASGVRVKNWKNFFNGPYTSGPVRPENQSQFAFGRDLILLPQCYLTDMSGTVPKFLVDACEFLSQHLHTEGLFRKTGSLSRIRALKADLEQGEPVFSLPHSATLQSCDVASLVKQFLRELPSPLIPMDLQVPLCCAQGLEEEGGQEQGKDGVTLLLTALFPLSHSRALRYFCTFLRQTAQRCEENRMEVGNLALVIAPNLLHCPAGGAKLTAGTERQLDRQAAVIKTLIIHADRIGVVPPSIMDMATVAELGESTTPPVDGGRFQERAGLGVYRSLRRQRRRSVGEIFVDALSKFKTGRTHTGPSHPTDGRQNTKTSHHTTPQSPVTSKRKSSEDTVPDVEGSAKKRRSIHDLRKDNQSISKLHSNDSESAVGQSLSSTLTSVLSVGEGSKEQELSVTLSASEKRRNHKKYHKTSNKHPVQDDKAHRRRSLRFFNMPSWSSPNPSPTPIEKDTENWIMGSRTVSDGMTEASSSEAERYRIPVKMIDGPGRVLVGNEMEAKPDLLNYSFAENLDDFLDLVTLDSPTGTEDGESRACSVLKLENETIEETVSYCLTNSVFRGREQVGIKEEMGLSKKLSTVDMSDRVGQKPRRPRRSISMPEGTLGQLRIQDEIDKEEKTEKKDGVFEDTWVMVEEPQQARTRTVVDEGLGKGMDEAEELEEKPLVKKEKMTESGLRFKRTHQLMSLAEQLRHFNALATLLRSPRVSPPPPEPQLNDVLHERQREGGQGSVVHLRRQGERRFGRSISHDGVPGSFPGQAPKNQQDEPGVFQSPSETVLCSPPKPTLSLYQFAQEGQNEIQHTPDPQLQQDNPLQTLQYLCTPPSLNPKPNQGSRQGQFNKSQLHLRESQLKLLEEQYTESGLHDLLEMHLNICDPKEEQGQYLTVPMQFDRPSQTDTILDVLPQTMVPLQQKPQTTEVKLPIPSPLTPPLSQTETCSPSPSIPSATTIDRTSSTELYTDPLVANCSLTSVTAFDFIEVDRGVSESDGSSLPVELSPPPFLQFSHLATRRGYRDSPRWPIHDISIATGDPVHIYLGAGDPLQI